Genomic window (Gammaproteobacteria bacterium):
ACTCACATCTCGGCCAGAGGACGCAGGCGCTGCACTGAGCGGCGGTGAGGCGTGGGACTCAGGTGATCACCTGACGATATGTCCCGCGTCCTTGTGAGTTACTGCACGGAAATTATCTTCCCGCACGCACATGATGTCCCATAGGTACCCGGACACCGTGTACCCGCCCACCCGCCGATGAACCTGAAATAACGGATAAAGCTGCAAGGAGCACATGATGAAAACCCTGATCAAGATCACCACCGCCACGGCCGCCGCTGCGATGCTGGCCGCCGCCATCGGCTGCGCGGACCATGCCACCCGCGACAACGCCGGCTACGGCGCCACGGACCAGTCGACGACTTCCTCTGACCAGTCAGTCGCGTCCACCGGTACTTCCGACCAGTCGTCGGCCACCAGCACGAACAGTGCGGTGGTGGACGATGTGACCCTCACCAACAACGTGCAGGCCACCCTGGCGAACACCCCGGGCGTGAAAGCCAACCAGATCACCGTGCAGTCCAGTGACGGCGTGGTGACGCTGCGCGGCGACGTGGACAGCCAGGATGCCGCCAACGCGGCCGTACAGGCCGCCCAGGGCGTGAACGGCGTGTCTTCGGTGCAGAACCAGCTCAACGTCTCCGGCTCCCAGCCTCCGCGCTGACTTCCGTCACCGCCGGGAGCCTACGCTTCCGGCGGTGACTGTCCGGACGGGCGGGGGACGTGTGTACCCTGCTGCGGCCCGGCACGACTCATCCCAAACCTATAAGGAGCATCTTCAATGAAGCCCATAAGAACGTTTTCCGTCATGTTGGTAGCCTCGACCATGCTGCTCAGCCTTGCGGGCTGCGCCACCGACCATGAGGACATGAACCGCCGCGTCACCACCACGACCACCACCACGACCACCGGTCCCAACGCCACGGCCCAGGCCGGCGACGTGGATGACCTCACCCTCGCCAACAACGTGCGCGCCACGCTCGCGAGCACGCCTGGCGTGGACTCCCACTACATCAACGTGGATGCCGACGAAGGCGTGGTGACCCTGAGTGGCGACGTGCCGAGCTCTGCCATGGCCACCGCGGCGATCTCCGCGACCCAGAGCGTGGCCGGCGTGCGATCGGTCCACAGCGATCTCAACATCAACAACCCGCCGCGCTAATACGCAGCTAGACATGAAAGAGGCCGCCGCCGGTGATGCCGGCGGCGGCCTCATGCTTTTCGAGGATCCTCAGCGGGGCGCCACGTAGCCGCCTGCGACACCATGGGGCGACAGCACGACCTGCCAGAGCTGGTTCTTGCGGGCCCGGAACGAGGCGGCGCAGGAGCTGAGGTAGAACATCCACATGCGGCGGAAGGTCTCGTCGAAGCGCTCCTGCAGGATGCCCCAACTGCGCAGGAAGTTCTCGCGCCAGGCGAGGAGGGTGCGATCGTAGTGCACGCCGAAGTTGTGCCAGTCTTCCATCACGAACAGGCCCTCGGTGGCCTCGCCGATCTGGCGGATGGAAGGCAGCATGCCGTTCGGGAAGATGTACTTGGCGATCCAGGGGTCGGTCTCATGCACGCTGAGGTTGCTGCCGATGCTGTGAAGCAGGAACAGGCCGTCGTCCGTCAGGCAACGCCGCGCCACTTCCATGTAGGTGCGGTAGTTCTTGTAGCCCACATGCTCGAACATGCCGATCGAGAACACACGGTCGAAGCGCTCGTCCAGCTCGCGGTAGTCCATGAGCCGGAACTCCAGCGGCAAGCCGCGACAGAGCGCGCGCGCATAGACCGCCTGCTCCTGGGACACCGTGACGCCGACGCCGCTGATGCCGTAGCGTTCGGCTGCCAGCCGCAGGGCTTCGCCCCAGCCGCAGCCGATGTCCAGCACCCGCATGCCGGGTTCAAGGCCGAGCTTGCGGAACACGAGCTCGAGCTTGGCCTCCTGGGCTGCATCCAAGTCGCGGGCCTCGGCCCAATAGCCGCAGCTGTACACCAGGCGCCGGCCCAGCATGCGCCGGTACAGCTCCGTATCCAGGTCGTAATGGCGCCGGCCCACCTCGAAGGCCCTCGATCGGCTCTGCTGGTTAAAGAGCCGTGCCCGCAGTGCGGCCAGCTTGAGGTCCCAGGTGGGATGGTCATCGAGCCTGGCCATGAGCAGCCGGTAGACCATCCCGTCCAGGTCTTCAGAGTCCCACCAGCCCTCCATGTAGGACTCGCCCATGCCCACGGAACCATGGGCCAAGACCCGCTGGTAGAAGCCGGAGTGGTGGACCTGGATGTCCCAGGGGTTGGGGCCGTCTATCTCGACGCCGACACCGGCCAGCAGCTTCTCGAATTCCCTCCGGTAAAGGGATCCCTGGGCATTGCCCGCGTGGCCGCGAGCACCGATCTGCATGTCCATTGCGCGAGACATCCTCGTGGGAAGAGTGACGATGGCTCACGATTGACCATTCCTGGGCTGGATGCTCGGTGCTCGGTCACAGATTGCCAGGGAGGGGTGACCGGATGGACGAGATGGGAATCAGATTGAGGGCGCTTTAGCCGCCTAAAGCACCTCCTGGACGTATCCCTATAATGCGCATAATGTATATTATGTAAGATTAATGAGGTATGGAGATGGGCAAGCGGCGGCTATGCGGGCGACACGCTGCCCTGTTCCACACATTGCAAGTTGATTAGAGAAATGAAACTCATCTGTTTGATATTTAATACTATTTATAACTCGCCACCGCTACCGTGACCCAAACAGAGTGATTAGGATTACTGATGAGATGGCGGGGAACTGCCCTGCTCCTGATTTGGCCTGAGAGCAGTGGAGGCGGGTGTGGACATACCGAAGCGAGGGCCTCTGCAAGTCGTCCTATAAAGCTTTAGGGAGCCGGCGCTTAGATGCGAAAGCTGAGCGAGTTTGGATGTGCATGTCAGACCGGCCTGGCGCATTCCTGCTCACACTGTGCGGAGCGGAGCCAAGCCTCTACAATGGGCGCCCGCATCGACGCGGCACGGTCCTCGGGCGACTGATGTCAGAAGAAAAACGCACCTTCGACCGCATCGAGACCGAACACTCGATCCGCATCCTCTGCGAGGACGGCAGCAGCTTCCCGGCCATCGCCGCCAACATCTCCCTGACAGGGCTCCAGATCCTCTGCGACCAGCCCACCATGGACCGGATCAGCCCCCATGGCCTGGAGACCAAGGCCGCCCATGACGTGCCCATTCGGGTCCGGGTTACGGTCCCGGACATGCCCGAGAACCAGTCCAAGCTGGGCCTGTTCGGCCGGGTGGTCTCGGTCCGGGCAGGGGGCCAGGATGAGTTCCGGATCGGTGTCCAATTCACGGATTTCGAGCCGGGCAGCTACAACGCCCTCGAGCATTATCTCGACACGCATCTATAGAAAAGCGTAGCTTCCACAAACAGGTCCGGGAGGCTCCTTCAGGGGGAGCAAGCCCGGCACGGATGAGGGGGCCGGACGCCGTCGCGTTCCGGCTGTCATCGGATTGCCCGTCCCCGCGTCCCATCCCAAGGTTTCCCCTGCGGAGCATGACGATGACGACTGCCGGCAAGCGGACTGCACTCTTCCTCCTGGTGGCCACGGCGATGGCCAGCTGCGGCAAGGCCCCTGCCCCCGCCCCGGCGGCCGTGACCACGGCGGCGCCCGCCGCCAAGCCGGCGCCCTCCTACGCCGCCCAACACCTGGACGACTACGCGCGCGTGCAGCTCACCGCAGACCTCTCCGGCTTCGATGCCCAGCAGAAGCAGATGCTGCTCAAGCTCATCGAGGCGGGCGACGTGATGGACCGCATCTTCTGGCAGCAGACCTATGGCGACAAGGACACGCTGCTGGCCGGCATCAAGGATCCGGCCACCCGCACCCTGGTCGAGTACAACTACGGCCCCTGGGACCGCCTCAATGGCGATCATCCTTTCGTCGCCGGCGTCGGCAAGAAGCCGCTGGGCGCGAACTTCTATCCAGCGGACATGACCGAGGAGGAGTTCAAGCAGGCCAAGTTGCCGGGCAAGGACGGTCTCTACACGCTGCTGCGGCGCGATGCCAAGGGCGGGCTCATGGTGGTGCCGTACCACGAAGCCTACAAGGATGACCTGGCGCATGCCTCGGACCTCCTCAACCAGGCCTCAGCGCTCTCCTCAAATCCCGGCCTGCGCAAGTACCTCTCGCTGCGCGCCCAGTCGCTGCGCACCGACCAGTACCAGGAGAGCGACTTCGCCTGGCTGGACATGAAAGACAACGCGGTGGACACCATCATCGGGCCCATCGAGACCTACCAGGACGCCCTGTTCGGCTACAAGACCTCCTATGAGTGCTTCGTGCTGCTGAAGGACACGGAATGGTCCGCCAAGCTCGCGCGCTTCACCGCCCTGCTGCCGCAACTGCAGAAGGACCTGCCGGTGCCACCGAAGTACAAGCAGGAGAAGCCCGGCAGCGATTCCGACCTCGGCGCCTACAACGCGATCTATTACGCGGGCGATGCCAACACCGGCGCCAAGACCATTGCCGACAACCTGCCGAACGACGAGGAAGTGCAGCTCAAGAAGGGCACGCGCCGCCTGCAGATGGAGAACGTGATCCATGCCAAGTTCGACAAGATCATGGTGCCGATCGCCAAGGAGCTGATCGTGCCGGAGCAGCTCAACCATGTGACCTTCGAGGCATTCTTCCAGAACACCATGTTCCACGAGGTGGCGCACGGCATCGGCATCAAGAACACCGTCAACAAGAAGGGCACGGTGCGCCTGGCGCTCAAGGACTACGCCGGAAGCTTCGAGGAAGGCAAGGCCGACGTGCTGGGCCTCTACCTCGTGGAATGGCTTGCTGACCACGGCGAGCTGGACAAGGCCAAGCTCGAGGACAACTACGTGACCTTCCTGGCCGGCATCCTGCGCTCGGTGCGCTTCGGCGCCAGCGACGCCCACGGCAAGGCGAACATGGTGCGCTTCAACTTCTTCAGCCAGATGGGCGCGTTCAGCCGCGACCCGGCGAGCGGCCGCTACAAGGTGGACCCGGAGAAGATGCACGCGGCGGTTAAGGCGCTCGCCGCCAAACTCCTCACGATCCAGGGCGACGGCGACTACGCCGCCGCCAAGAAGCTGACTGATGAGCAGGGCGTGATCCAGCCGGAACTGCAGGCGGACCTGGATAGGCTATCCAAGGCCAACATCCCCGTGGATGTCGTGTTCGAACAGGGGCCAGCGGTACTAGGCCTCAGCGAGAATGCGGCACCGGCTCCAGCGACAGCCGGCCACTGATTACCTCACGACCGTATCAATGACAATGGCGAGCGGCTCATCGCTCGCCTTCTTCCATTCGCCCTGCCCCATCAAGTCGCCGGCATGGGGTTCGGCGGTGCCGGTCTTCGAGACTCGCGCGCTCACGACCACGTCTCCGTAGGCCGAGAGCACGCGGCCGGGCATGACCGAGTCCTGATCGCTCAGGCTGATGTCCGCCGGCAGTTCCGAGAGCTTAAGGCGCCGCGCCGCCAGCGGCGGGCCGCCCGCCTGCCCTTTCGGCCGCGCATACACGAACACCGCGGCATCGGGCGAAAGCTTCGCCGCCAGCGCCGCGGCAAGGCTCAGGCGTAGCCGGATGCCCGTGGCGGCTGCCGTCGTGGGCGTGCCGCCCGCTTCGGTGATCATGCGCGAGATGTAGGCGCGGTAGTCCGCGGGTGGATCCTGGGCCAGGATGCCGTTCCAGCGCTTCACCGCCAGCGCCTTGTCGCCCCGCTGCTCGGCGGCGAGACCGCCGTACCAGAGCGCCTGCACGTTGGCGGGCTGCAAGGTGAGCACCTTCTCGAAGAGCGGCGCTGCCTTGTCCATGAACAGGTCCGGCTCTGCGAGGGTCACCGCTTCCGCATACGCCGCCAGGACCTCAGGGTCGGCATCGCGGGTGAGCTCGCGCGCATGCGAGAAGGCCTGCAACGCATCGCCGTAGCGGCCCATGATCATGTACGAATGGCCGAGCATCTCCCAGCCCTTGAGGTCGTCTTTGCCTTCCGGTGTCTGCAACCGCGTGGCCAGGTCCGCCACCATCTGCAGCACCGCTTCGCGGGACGCCACGTCCACGCCTTCGGCCCCTACGCGCCAATTGCCATAGAACCAGTAGAGAGAACCCGCCAGCGCCAATAGGCCCGCGAAGATGATGCCCGCGGTGACCCGCCGCGGCTGGACGCCGCGCGAAGCGGGTTCATCCGCGCCGGCGGCAGCCAGGTCCGCTTCCAGGTCGCGCTGCGCGGCCGCGTGATCTTCCGTCGAGAGGCGGCCGGTTTCCAGGTCCTGCTCGAGTTCGGCGATACGTGCTGCATGCACCTCGCGGTTCGCTGCGGCGGCGCCTGCCATGGGCTTCACGCCTGCCCGCCACAGCGGCAGTGCCAGCGCGAGGCCGGCGGCGAGGATCATGGCTCCGGCGACGGCGAAGAACATCACGACGAACCTTCCTCCGCACTGGCGCGGCGGCGCACTACCCGCGCCACGACGGTGAGCGCCAGCAACAGCAGGATGAAAGGGCCTGCCCACAAGAGCGCAGTGCTGCCCCGCACCGGCGGCTTGTAGAGCACGAAGTTGCCGTAGCGGCTCACCATGTACTGCCGGATCTCGGCCTCGGATCTGCCCGCTTC
Coding sequences:
- a CDS encoding BON domain-containing protein; its protein translation is MLVASTMLLSLAGCATDHEDMNRRVTTTTTTTTTGPNATAQAGDVDDLTLANNVRATLASTPGVDSHYINVDADEGVVTLSGDVPSSAMATAAISATQSVAGVRSVHSDLNINNPPR
- a CDS encoding PilZ domain-containing protein; its protein translation is MSEEKRTFDRIETEHSIRILCEDGSSFPAIAANISLTGLQILCDQPTMDRISPHGLETKAAHDVPIRVRVTVPDMPENQSKLGLFGRVVSVRAGGQDEFRIGVQFTDFEPGSYNALEHYLDTHL
- the ccmI gene encoding c-type cytochrome biogenesis protein CcmI codes for the protein MFFAVAGAMILAAGLALALPLWRAGVKPMAGAAAANREVHAARIAELEQDLETGRLSTEDHAAAQRDLEADLAAAGADEPASRGVQPRRVTAGIIFAGLLALAGSLYWFYGNWRVGAEGVDVASREAVLQMVADLATRLQTPEGKDDLKGWEMLGHSYMIMGRYGDALQAFSHARELTRDADPEVLAAYAEAVTLAEPDLFMDKAAPLFEKVLTLQPANVQALWYGGLAAEQRGDKALAVKRWNGILAQDPPADYRAYISRMITEAGGTPTTAAATGIRLRLSLAAALAAKLSPDAAVFVYARPKGQAGGPPLAARRLKLSELPADISLSDQDSVMPGRVLSAYGDVVVSARVSKTGTAEPHAGDLMGQGEWKKASDEPLAIVIDTVVR
- the cfa gene encoding cyclopropane fatty acyl phospholipid synthase, with protein sequence MDMQIGARGHAGNAQGSLYRREFEKLLAGVGVEIDGPNPWDIQVHHSGFYQRVLAHGSVGMGESYMEGWWDSEDLDGMVYRLLMARLDDHPTWDLKLAALRARLFNQQSRSRAFEVGRRHYDLDTELYRRMLGRRLVYSCGYWAEARDLDAAQEAKLELVFRKLGLEPGMRVLDIGCGWGEALRLAAERYGISGVGVTVSQEQAVYARALCRGLPLEFRLMDYRELDERFDRVFSIGMFEHVGYKNYRTYMEVARRCLTDDGLFLLHSIGSNLSVHETDPWIAKYIFPNGMLPSIRQIGEATEGLFVMEDWHNFGVHYDRTLLAWRENFLRSWGILQERFDETFRRMWMFYLSSCAASFRARKNQLWQVVLSPHGVAGGYVAPR
- a CDS encoding Zn-dependent hydrolase; protein product: MASCGKAPAPAPAAVTTAAPAAKPAPSYAAQHLDDYARVQLTADLSGFDAQQKQMLLKLIEAGDVMDRIFWQQTYGDKDTLLAGIKDPATRTLVEYNYGPWDRLNGDHPFVAGVGKKPLGANFYPADMTEEEFKQAKLPGKDGLYTLLRRDAKGGLMVVPYHEAYKDDLAHASDLLNQASALSSNPGLRKYLSLRAQSLRTDQYQESDFAWLDMKDNAVDTIIGPIETYQDALFGYKTSYECFVLLKDTEWSAKLARFTALLPQLQKDLPVPPKYKQEKPGSDSDLGAYNAIYYAGDANTGAKTIADNLPNDEEVQLKKGTRRLQMENVIHAKFDKIMVPIAKELIVPEQLNHVTFEAFFQNTMFHEVAHGIGIKNTVNKKGTVRLALKDYAGSFEEGKADVLGLYLVEWLADHGELDKAKLEDNYVTFLAGILRSVRFGASDAHGKANMVRFNFFSQMGAFSRDPASGRYKVDPEKMHAAVKALAAKLLTIQGDGDYAAAKKLTDEQGVIQPELQADLDRLSKANIPVDVVFEQGPAVLGLSENAAPAPATAGH
- a CDS encoding BON domain-containing protein; protein product: MKTLIKITTATAAAAMLAAAIGCADHATRDNAGYGATDQSTTSSDQSVASTGTSDQSSATSTNSAVVDDVTLTNNVQATLANTPGVKANQITVQSSDGVVTLRGDVDSQDAANAAVQAAQGVNGVSSVQNQLNVSGSQPPR